Proteins found in one Streptomyces sp. CB09001 genomic segment:
- a CDS encoding hydrolase: MSLWTSLEPASATVDPGSSTRVRLRVRNTGDVVDEYRFEPVGDVAPWTTVEPQTLRLYPGTTGTVELTFAPPRTPDAVAGPNAYAVRITPTEHPDAVTVPEGNLTITAFSEVRAELVPHTVKGRFRGRPRLAVDNLGNTKVTASVAGSDTGDHLSYEVRPGNVQIEPGRAAFVETTLKPKQIIWFGAKEERPYRLAVRRSGVDPTEVEGTYVQRGFLPRWLATFLGIFVALALAFVMIWIAYKPQVRTSATEQTQQAGVALAPSSSVTPETLPSTAESAPAAPEQPAGEESKDDGGGENKDDGDKGGGGGGGESKKPKPPVRTAATAVKEIAARSEGRHICYRAYVADHGWQDPVCDGAEAGTVGKSLPIKALNIAVSGTKGVTGNGAHVVEGWLTGNDWSSAPDKTDMYLGNTKEAISPMEGFALRTIEGTVCPDTHVKDKGWLKQGCTEPGNWRYFGSNMQSEKLQLEAVRITV; encoded by the coding sequence GTGAGCCTTTGGACTTCCCTGGAGCCCGCGTCCGCCACCGTCGACCCCGGCAGCAGCACGCGTGTGCGGCTGCGGGTGCGTAATACCGGTGATGTCGTCGACGAATACCGGTTCGAGCCCGTCGGGGACGTGGCTCCCTGGACGACGGTCGAGCCGCAGACGTTGCGCCTGTATCCGGGGACGACGGGGACGGTGGAGCTGACGTTTGCTCCGCCGAGAACGCCGGACGCGGTGGCCGGGCCGAATGCGTACGCGGTGCGGATCACGCCGACGGAGCATCCGGACGCGGTGACGGTTCCGGAGGGGAACCTGACGATCACGGCGTTCTCCGAGGTGCGGGCGGAGTTGGTGCCGCACACGGTGAAGGGGCGGTTCCGGGGCCGGCCGCGGCTGGCGGTGGACAACCTCGGTAATACGAAGGTGACGGCGTCGGTCGCGGGCAGTGATACCGGTGATCATCTGTCGTACGAGGTGCGTCCGGGGAATGTGCAGATCGAGCCGGGTCGTGCGGCGTTCGTGGAGACGACGCTGAAGCCGAAGCAGATCATCTGGTTCGGGGCGAAGGAGGAGCGGCCGTACCGGCTGGCGGTGCGGCGGTCGGGGGTGGATCCGACCGAGGTGGAGGGGACGTATGTGCAGCGGGGGTTCCTGCCGCGTTGGCTGGCGACGTTCCTGGGGATCTTCGTGGCGTTGGCGCTCGCGTTCGTGATGATCTGGATCGCGTACAAGCCGCAGGTCCGTACGAGCGCCACGGAGCAGACGCAGCAGGCGGGTGTGGCCCTCGCGCCCAGCTCCAGCGTCACCCCGGAGACGCTGCCCAGTACCGCCGAGTCCGCGCCCGCGGCGCCCGAGCAGCCGGCCGGCGAGGAGTCGAAGGACGACGGCGGCGGGGAGAACAAGGACGACGGCGACAAGGGCGGCGGCGGGGGCGGCGGCGAGTCCAAGAAGCCCAAGCCGCCGGTACGCACCGCGGCCACGGCGGTGAAGGAGATCGCCGCCCGCAGCGAGGGCCGGCACATCTGCTACCGCGCCTACGTGGCCGACCACGGCTGGCAGGACCCGGTGTGCGACGGCGCCGAGGCCGGCACGGTCGGCAAGAGCCTCCCGATCAAGGCCCTGAACATCGCCGTGTCCGGCACCAAGGGCGTGACCGGCAACGGAGCCCATGTCGTGGAGGGATGGCTGACCGGCAACGACTGGTCGAGTGCCCCCGACAAGACCGACATGTACCTGGGCAACACCAAGGAGGCGATCTCGCCGATGGAGGGGTTCGCCCTCCGGACCATCGAAGGCACCGTCTGCCCGGACACCCACGTCAAGGACAAGGGCTGGCTGAAGCAGGGCTGCACCGAGCCCGGGAATTGGCGGTACTTCGGCAGCAACATGCAGAGCGAAAAGCTTCAGCTCGAGGCCGTCAGGATCACGGTCTGA
- a CDS encoding phage tail sheath subtilisin-like domain-containing protein, with protein sequence MPSYLSPGVYVEEVASGSRPIEGVGTSVAAFVGLAPTGPLNEPTLVTNWTQYVAAFGDFTGGYYLAHSVYGFFNNGGSAAYVVRVGGSADDSAVGDDANGTTAPAAVTGSAAKAALPAAEPKQLGTFAVTANAAGQSGPLTVEVADPEGEGPAERFKLIVKDGDKPVETFDVSAKKGNRSYVVTQVKERSKLITVTEAAPSAQLARPENQTLTLPAPPSAAPAVPAGQVESAQAGPTEYIGDSADRTGFGGLEAIDEISMVAVPDLMAAYQRGAIDLEAVKAVQLGLIAHCELMGDRVAIIDPPPNQNARQIRVWRQETAGYDSKYAALYYPWIKSFDPKTGQSRLVPPSGHVAGIWARNDAERGVHKAPANEVVRGAVDLELQITRGEQDLLNPIGVNCIRSFPGRGIRVWGARTLSSDPAWRYLNIRRYFNYLEESILIGTQWVVFEPNDHNLWARIRRNISAFLVNEWRSGALFGQSPSEAYYVKCDEETNPPESVDLGRVVCEIGISPVKPAEFVIFRLAQFSSGSGELEE encoded by the coding sequence ATGCCGTCCTACCTGTCGCCCGGCGTCTACGTCGAGGAGGTGGCCAGCGGCTCGCGCCCGATCGAGGGAGTGGGCACGTCGGTGGCGGCCTTCGTCGGTCTCGCCCCGACCGGCCCGCTGAACGAGCCCACGCTGGTGACCAACTGGACGCAGTACGTCGCGGCGTTCGGTGACTTCACCGGCGGGTACTACCTCGCGCACTCCGTCTACGGGTTCTTCAACAACGGTGGCTCCGCCGCCTACGTCGTCCGGGTCGGCGGTTCGGCCGACGACTCCGCCGTGGGCGACGACGCGAACGGCACCACCGCGCCCGCCGCCGTCACCGGCAGCGCCGCCAAGGCCGCGCTGCCCGCCGCCGAGCCCAAGCAGCTCGGCACGTTCGCCGTGACGGCCAACGCGGCCGGCCAGAGCGGCCCGCTGACCGTCGAGGTCGCCGACCCCGAGGGCGAGGGCCCCGCCGAGCGCTTCAAGCTGATCGTCAAGGACGGCGACAAGCCGGTCGAGACCTTCGACGTGAGCGCCAAGAAGGGCAACCGCTCCTACGTCGTCACCCAGGTCAAGGAGCGCTCCAAGCTCATCACCGTGACCGAGGCCGCGCCGTCCGCGCAGCTGGCCCGGCCGGAGAACCAGACCCTGACGCTGCCCGCGCCGCCGTCCGCCGCCCCCGCCGTTCCGGCCGGGCAGGTGGAGAGCGCGCAGGCGGGCCCGACCGAGTACATCGGCGACTCCGCGGACCGCACCGGCTTCGGCGGCCTGGAGGCGATCGACGAGATCTCCATGGTCGCGGTGCCCGACCTGATGGCCGCCTACCAGCGCGGCGCGATCGACCTGGAGGCCGTCAAGGCCGTCCAGCTCGGTCTCATAGCCCACTGCGAGCTGATGGGCGACCGCGTCGCCATCATCGACCCGCCGCCGAACCAGAACGCCCGCCAGATCCGCGTCTGGCGCCAGGAGACGGCCGGTTACGACTCCAAGTACGCGGCCCTGTACTACCCCTGGATCAAGTCCTTCGACCCGAAGACCGGCCAGTCCCGCCTGGTCCCGCCGAGCGGCCACGTCGCCGGCATCTGGGCCCGCAACGACGCCGAGCGCGGCGTGCACAAGGCCCCGGCCAACGAGGTCGTCCGCGGCGCCGTGGACCTGGAGCTGCAGATCACCCGCGGCGAGCAGGACCTGCTCAACCCGATCGGCGTCAACTGCATCCGCTCCTTCCCCGGCCGCGGCATCCGCGTCTGGGGTGCGCGCACCCTCTCCTCCGACCCGGCGTGGCGCTACCTGAACATCCGCCGGTACTTCAACTACCTGGAGGAGTCGATCCTGATCGGCACCCAGTGGGTGGTCTTCGAGCCGAACGACCACAACCTCTGGGCCCGCATCCGCCGCAACATCTCCGCGTTCCTGGTCAACGAGTGGCGCAGCGGCGCCCTGTTCGGCCAGAGCCCGTCCGAGGCGTACTACGTCAAGTGCGACGAGGAGACCAACCCGCCGGAGTCCGTCGACCTCGGCCGGGTCGTGTGCGAGATCGGCATCTCGCCGGTCAAGCCCGCCGAGTTCGTGATCTTCCGGCTGGCCCAGTTCTCCAGCGGCAGCGGGGAGCTGGAGGAGTAG
- a CDS encoding RICIN domain-containing protein: MSLWTSLEPASATVDPGSSTRVRLRVRNTGDVVDEYRFEPVGGVAPWTTVEPQTLRLYPGTTGTVELTFAPPRTPDAVAGPNAYAVRITPTEHPDAVTVPEGNLTITAFSEVRAELVPHTVKGRFRGRPRLAVDNLGNTKVTASVTGSDTGDHLSYEIRPSNVQIEPGRAAFVETTLKPRQITWFGAKEERPYKLAVRRSGVEPTDVEGTYVQRGFLPRWLATFLGIFVALALAFVMIWIAYKPQVRTSATEQTQEAGVALAPSPSATPETLPSTAESAPAAPEQPAAGSPENDGGDGGGGGGGGGGEPKKPEKPAVKPVVPARNVMLRNATTHMCADIPGRGKGKINGIVQQANCHEEGDNEYWHLEVKYEKGGPGGAALFQIRNTTDQFCMDLGEYGARPVGTGVAEFHCDGTKADNQLWWVDKQESGDYWIRNFASNNKCLNVKGQNGGTETPLNIADCTNTDDQEWEIIHPSKD, from the coding sequence GTGAGCCTTTGGACTTCCCTGGAGCCCGCGTCCGCCACCGTCGACCCCGGCAGCAGCACGCGTGTGCGGCTGCGGGTCCGCAACACCGGTGATGTCGTCGACGAGTACCGGTTCGAGCCCGTCGGGGGCGTGGCTCCCTGGACGACGGTCGAGCCGCAGACGTTGCGGTTGTATCCGGGGACGACGGGGACGGTGGAGCTGACGTTTGCTCCGCCGAGAACGCCGGACGCGGTGGCCGGGCCGAATGCGTACGCGGTGCGGATCACGCCGACGGAGCATCCGGACGCCGTGACCGTCCCGGAGGGGAACCTGACGATCACGGCGTTCTCCGAGGTGCGGGCGGAGCTGGTGCCGCACACGGTGAAGGGGCGGTTCCGGGGCCGGCCGCGGCTGGCGGTGGACAACCTCGGCAATACGAAGGTGACGGCGTCGGTCACGGGCAGCGACACCGGCGACCACCTCTCGTACGAGATCCGGCCCTCGAACGTGCAGATCGAGCCCGGACGCGCGGCGTTCGTCGAGACGACGCTCAAGCCGCGGCAGATCACCTGGTTCGGGGCGAAGGAGGAGCGGCCGTACAAGCTCGCGGTGCGGCGGTCCGGGGTCGAGCCGACCGATGTCGAGGGAACCTATGTGCAGCGCGGGTTCCTGCCCCGCTGGCTGGCGACGTTCCTGGGGATCTTCGTGGCGTTGGCGCTCGCGTTCGTGATGATCTGGATCGCGTACAAGCCGCAGGTCCGCACGAGCGCCACGGAGCAGACGCAGGAGGCCGGTGTCGCCCTCGCGCCCAGCCCCAGCGCCACCCCGGAGACGCTGCCCAGTACCGCCGAGTCCGCGCCCGCGGCGCCCGAGCAGCCGGCCGCCGGGAGTCCCGAGAACGACGGCGGTGACGGCGGAGGCGGAGGCGGAGGCGGCGGCGGGGAGCCGAAGAAGCCCGAGAAGCCGGCCGTGAAGCCGGTGGTACCCGCCAGGAACGTCATGCTGCGCAATGCCACCACCCACATGTGCGCCGACATCCCCGGGCGGGGCAAGGGCAAGATCAACGGAATCGTCCAGCAGGCCAACTGCCACGAAGAGGGCGACAACGAGTACTGGCACCTGGAGGTGAAGTACGAGAAGGGCGGCCCCGGCGGGGCGGCGCTCTTCCAGATCCGGAACACCACGGACCAGTTCTGCATGGACCTGGGGGAGTACGGCGCCCGCCCCGTGGGCACGGGAGTCGCGGAGTTCCACTGCGACGGCACGAAGGCCGACAACCAGCTCTGGTGGGTCGACAAGCAGGAGAGCGGGGACTACTGGATCCGCAACTTCGCCAGCAACAACAAGTGCCTGAACGTGAAGGGCCAGAACGGCGGCACCGAGACCCCGCTGAACATCGCCGACTGCACCAACACCGACGACCAGGAGTGGGAGATCATCCACCCGTCGAAGGACTGA
- a CDS encoding phage tail protein, translating to MSLNPGDSLTSHNFGLQIDGVMIEYLSEVNGITLEQDVIKYPQNNGATGKTEIAVMPGSAKDGQCTVVRGMTQSSSFTQWINDSLEGRMSAARKNASIIVMDYEDNPVKRYNLRNAWCSKIDMSPVKAGEAAALTETVTIVFEELVIE from the coding sequence ATGAGTCTGAACCCGGGTGACTCCCTTACTTCACACAATTTCGGTCTGCAGATCGACGGTGTGATGATCGAGTACCTCTCCGAGGTCAACGGCATCACCCTCGAGCAGGACGTCATCAAGTACCCGCAGAACAACGGCGCGACCGGCAAGACCGAGATCGCCGTGATGCCGGGCTCCGCGAAGGACGGGCAGTGCACCGTCGTCCGGGGTATGACCCAGTCGAGCTCGTTCACCCAGTGGATCAACGACTCGCTCGAGGGTCGTATGTCCGCCGCCCGCAAGAACGCCTCGATCATCGTGATGGACTACGAGGACAACCCGGTCAAGCGGTACAACCTGCGCAACGCCTGGTGCAGCAAGATCGACATGAGCCCGGTGAAGGCCGGTGAGGCCGCCGCGCTGACCGAGACCGTCACCATCGTGTTCGAAGAACTGGTCATCGAGTAA
- a CDS encoding DUF4157 domain-containing protein, translated as MVRAHEEAADQQAARGGRAPHRVTPAPLTAVGGAPMAAATVLALQSSAGNAAVQRVVARDAHQHGPGCGHTVQRRLDPDAHQHGAGCGHDGIDDRSPEGQHQLLDEAKRSPSSSLPGSFLDKAVPFYQNPALAGARMHTGPIAQRATAAMGAEAMTIGMDVFLGPSAIGNSEILAHEASHLDKNSRGITETGSGSGGAPPVTDPGQSSEVAAVNDGAAFSAGETVAPSLVAQRAVTDDVDDAV; from the coding sequence ATGGTGCGCGCGCACGAGGAAGCCGCCGACCAGCAGGCCGCCCGGGGCGGCCGCGCTCCACACCGGGTCACGCCCGCGCCCCTCACCGCGGTGGGCGGAGCGCCGATGGCGGCGGCGACGGTCCTGGCGCTCCAGAGCAGCGCCGGCAACGCCGCCGTCCAGCGGGTGGTCGCCCGGGACGCGCACCAGCACGGTCCCGGCTGCGGGCACACCGTCCAGCGCCGCCTCGACCCGGACGCGCACCAGCACGGCGCGGGCTGCGGGCACGACGGGATCGACGACCGGAGCCCGGAGGGGCAGCACCAGCTTCTGGACGAGGCCAAGAGGTCGCCGAGTTCGTCGCTCCCCGGGTCCTTCCTCGACAAGGCCGTGCCGTTCTATCAGAATCCCGCCCTCGCCGGTGCCCGCATGCACACGGGCCCGATCGCCCAGCGCGCGACGGCGGCCATGGGCGCCGAGGCCATGACGATCGGCATGGACGTGTTCCTCGGCCCGTCCGCCATCGGCAACAGCGAGATCCTCGCCCACGAGGCCAGCCACCTCGACAAGAACAGCAGAGGAATCACGGAGACGGGCAGCGGGAGCGGCGGCGCCCCCCCGGTCACGGACCCGGGGCAGAGTTCCGAGGTCGCGGCGGTGAACGACGGAGCGGCTTTCTCGGCGGGAGAAACCGTCGCCCCGTCCCTCGTCGCCCAGCGAGCGGTCACCGACGACGTGGACGACGCCGTGTAG